A genome region from Triticum aestivum cultivar Chinese Spring chromosome 2B, IWGSC CS RefSeq v2.1, whole genome shotgun sequence includes the following:
- the LOC123043562 gene encoding protein SCAR2 encodes MATCQPFATSRHMSQHLHARMEQSAHLLAPTLARPKLTTKADELPEAVVAQDAGAAMAGFVGLLRQLGDLAQLAAEVFQGLHDQATAVSARAGGLALGARRLEAELPLLEERLRRRRNRRPCFVQHNVAIASEVPCRVAGHGVDRPVILVGGTRPCSIEEHIQRCRRPPQLSILDKYDAGGEGACLKRYTDPSFFRAHSAQHESDLQSSDNHSKPPAKEAHHNKYSKFKTGALSDMLQQLKYRHMIRRKRRQKHNFQNQGSSQDEASEARVLSSADSPETSNSEAPCPAVPANKERSSDLAERTSSFGAWLSPSAACCTDACENTPDNTDGSASHGANKADENANNADKFS; translated from the exons ATGGCTACATGTCAGCCGTTTGCCACGAGCCGTCACATGAGCCAGCACCTGCATGCGCGCATGGAGCAGAGTGCTCACCTTCTGGCCCCAACACTGGCAAGGCCCAAGCTCACCACCAAGGCCGACGAGCTCCCCGAAGCTGTCGTCGCCCAGGATGCGGGTGCCGCCATGGCCGGCTTCGTGGGCCTCCTCCGCCAGCTCGGGGACCTCGCACA GCTCGCCGCGGAGGTGTTCCAAGGCCTGCACGACCAGGCCACGGCGGTGTCCGCTCGGGCGGGCGGCCTCGCGCTGGGGGCGCGGCGCCTGGAGGCGGAGCTGCCGCTCTTAGAGGAGCGCCTCCGTCGTCGTCGGAATAGACGGCCCTGCTTCGTGCAGCACAACGTCGCCATTGCTTCAGAAGTTCCGTGTCGCGTCGCAGGCCATGGTGTCGATCGGCCGGTGATTTTGGTGGGAGGAACAAGGCCGTGCTCCATCGAAGAGCACATCCAGCGCTGCCGCAGGCCTCCGCAGCTCTCCATTCTGGACAA GTATGATGCTGGTGGCGAGGGAGCGTGCTTGAAGAGATACACCGACCCCTCCTTCTTCAGAGCCCACTCTGCACAGCATGAATCAGACCTTCAGAGTTCAGACAACCATTCCAAACCTCCTGCCAAGGAAGCCCACCATAACAAATACTCCAA ATTTAAAACAGGCGCGTTGTCCGATATGCTCCAACAACTTAAATATCGTCACATGATCAGAAGAAAGAGGCGTCAAAAGCACAACTTTCAGAATCAGGGTTCGTCACAAGATGAAGCATCTGAAGCACGCGTTTTGTCTTCAGCTGATTCGCCTGAAACATCAAACTCCGAAGCGCCATGCCCTGCAGTACCAGCGAACAAGGAGAGGAGCAGTGACCTCGCTGAGAGGACCAGTTCGTTCGGGGCATGGCTCTCTCCAAGTGCAGCCTGCTGTACTGATGCGTGTGAAAACACACCAGACAATACTGATGGATCTGCCAGCCATGGCGCAAACAAGGCCGACGAGAATGCCAACAATGCGGACAAATTCTCGTAG